The Ralstonia sp. RRA DNA segment CGGCGCAGGTGCTCGATATCGATGTCGAGCGCGTGTATCCGGTGTCGGCGCAGAAGGGCTTGGTGGCCAAGGTCAGCCAAGACCATGAGCTGTTGGCCAAGAGCCGCCTGCTGGAGTTGGAGTCGGTGCTGTCGGATCAGCTGATTCCGCAGCGTCGCGAGATCGTCACCGAGCAAGTGCAACTGGCTGTGAAGGACATGGCGACCGGTGCGCAGCAACTGCTGCAGATGCGCCGCCGCGACATCGTCGAGCAGTTGTTCGAGCTGCGCGGCCTGCGCGGCAAGAACCACACGATGGTCAAGCACATGCTGATGCGCGTGCAGGGCGAGAAGGAAGAGTTCGAGCAGAGCATCGCCAAGTTCCAGGCGCTGCGTACGGTGTTCGGCCGCCACAGCGCGGAGATCATCAAGAGCGTGCAGCTCAAGCAGATCCGCTCGACCATGCGTGAAGCGCGCGAAAAGATGAAGGAGCGCGTGTTCTCGCGCGGCCTGCGCGACGACATGGACAAGCTGTTCGCGCACCTGACGGGCTTGGTACGCGACGCAGCCAACCGCATCGACCAGCTGCACCAGATGGTCGATGGCATGTACAAGAAGTTCAACGCCGAGCACGGCTTCACGCTGTCGCCGCCGCTGCGCTTCCTGGGCACGCGCTACGACGCCGATCTGAAAGAAACGCTGATGCTCGCGCACAACCACTTCGGCGCGTTCAGCTTCCTGACGCGTCCGAAGCCGCAGCTCGTGCACGGCGCGTTCTCGACGGTGGCCAGCCGCGTGCTGGATACCTTCCAGGACATGAACCGCGATATCGAGATCTGGCTGAAGTCCGTCATGACGCCGCTCGAAGCGCAGGTGCGCGATCACCAGAAGCAACTGCGCAAGCGCGTCGATTCGATCGAGCGCATCCACGAAGCCACCGACACGCTGGAAGCGCGTATTGCGGAACTCGAAGCGCTGCTCAACACGTTGGATGAGCGCAGCGGCACGATCGCCCAGTACACCGATCGCATCCTTGCCGCCGGGACGCTCTTGGAGCGGCACTCGGTCGCGGCTTGACCGTGCTCGCATGTTCGTGAAAAGGCGCCCGCGGGCGCCTTTTTCGTTCTGGTAGGATCGCCGCCAGCGCGCATCTTCCGTGCGCCGCTTCTTCATCACACGCATGACCGCCACCCCACGCCGCACGCGCCGACCCGCGCAACCCGCTCCCGCACTACCGATGCTTCCTGATGATTTCGCTGTGCGCGTGATTGCGTGGCAGCAGCGTCACGGTCGTCACCACCTGCCATGGCAGAACACCGGCGATGCGTATCGCACGTGGCTGTCGGAGATCATGCTCCAGCAGACGCAAGTGTCGGCCGTGCTCGGTTACTACGCACGCTTTATCGAACGTTTTCCGACGGTGCAGGCCCTGGCTGCGGCGCCGGCAGACGACGTGATGGCCGCGTGGGCCGGCCTCGGCTACTACACGCGGGCGCGCAACCTGCATCGTTGTGCGCAGATCGTCGTTGCGGAGCATGGCGGCATCTTCCCGCGCGATCCTGAAGTGTTGGCATCGCTGCCGGGGATCGGGCGCTCGACCGCTGCGGCCATCGCCGCGTTTTCGTATGGCGTGCGTGCAGCCATCCTCGATGGCAACGTCAAGCGCGTCTTCGCGCGGGTGTTCGGCATCGACGGTTTTCCTGGCGACAAGCGCGTTGAAGACACCCTATGGCGCATCGCCGAAGCCGTGCTGCCACCGGCCGACGGTATCCAACCGTACACGCAGGGTTTGATGGATATGGGCGCCACCGTCTGCACGCGAGGTAAGCCCGCGTGCCTGACAGGCGAGCGCGCATGTCCGCTCGAATCCCTGTGCGAGGCGCGCAGCACCGATCGCGTGATGGAACTGCCGGTGCCGCGTCCGCGCAAGGCAATTCCAGAGCGCGCCGCCACGATGGTGATCGCGCTGCACGGCGAAACCGTGCTGCTGCAGCGACGTCCGCAACGCGGTATCTGGGGTGGACTGTGGTCGCTGCCGCTGGTGGGCGAGATGGACGATGCGCTCGACGCGCATCCCTTGGATGCGGATACCGTGCGTCAGGCCGCGCTGGCGTACGGCACCGTCTCAGATGTGGAAGCTGCAGGCGCGCTCACGCACACCTTCACGCATTTCCGTCTGCACATGCACTTGCTGCACGCGGACATCACCAAGCCAGCCACGCTCGACGATGACTGGCGCTGGGTACCGCTTGCACAGTTGAATTCAGTGGGATTGCCCGCGCCTGTAAAGTTGGCGCTGGAGACATTGGTGCAGCCGAGCTTGCTCTAAACCTCGCCCGGCCGGTGCAGCATCAGAGAATGTGATGCTGCTTCATGTAGCGATGGACGATCTCGATGCGCATGCCGGCGTCCATCAGTTCCATCAGCTTCTGCTTGGCCTTGAGCGGCACCGGCAGCAATTCACACAGCCGGTTGGCGACCCAGCTTGGGCTGTTCCACTCGTACGGCTCGGCCATCAGCACCTGGCCGTCTTCGCGCGTGCTCAAGGTCGTGACGATGCGGCGCAGGGCATTCACGCAATCATCGAAAAGCTCGCCCTTGCAGTCTTGCACGTCGGCGCCGATGGGCTCCACCGTGCCGCGCATCAGACCGTTGGCCGTGGTCTCGAATGACAGCACCTTGAAGCGCTGCGTGCCGCGCACCTTGATCATCAGCAGGCCCAGTTGCTCCATGTCGCATTCGACGATGTGGGCGATGCAGCCGACGTCCACCGGCACGGTCGACGCATCTGCCGTGGCGACTTCATTGCCGCGCTCGATCAGGCAG contains these protein-coding regions:
- a CDS encoding LON peptidase substrate-binding domain-containing protein — translated: MQEDIALSPFSPLPPLPTELSLFPLHTVLFPGGLLPLRIFEARYMDMVRTCLRDQTPFGVCLIERGNEVATADASTVPVDVGCIAHIVECDMEQLGLLMIKVRGTQRFKVLSFETTANGLMRGTVEPIGADVQDCKGELFDDCVNALRRIVTTLSTREDGQVLMAEPYEWNSPSWVANRLCELLPVPLKAKQKLMELMDAGMRIEIVHRYMKQHHIL
- the mutY gene encoding A/G-specific adenine glycosylase, producing MTATPRRTRRPAQPAPALPMLPDDFAVRVIAWQQRHGRHHLPWQNTGDAYRTWLSEIMLQQTQVSAVLGYYARFIERFPTVQALAAAPADDVMAAWAGLGYYTRARNLHRCAQIVVAEHGGIFPRDPEVLASLPGIGRSTAAAIAAFSYGVRAAILDGNVKRVFARVFGIDGFPGDKRVEDTLWRIAEAVLPPADGIQPYTQGLMDMGATVCTRGKPACLTGERACPLESLCEARSTDRVMELPVPRPRKAIPERAATMVIALHGETVLLQRRPQRGIWGGLWSLPLVGEMDDALDAHPLDADTVRQAALAYGTVSDVEAAGALTHTFTHFRLHMHLLHADITKPATLDDDWRWVPLAQLNSVGLPAPVKLALETLVQPSLL
- a CDS encoding dynamin-like GTPase family protein, with product MNNTLSTQFEQYGTWRASVLQSVGEFQDWLQAQELYDAQADMRAQRIRGVLRSDKLKVAFIAEFSRGKSELINAIFFADFGRRILPSSAGRTTMCPTELMYDESYPPSIRLLPIETRLHDASTADFRDAGSHWLSVPLDPSSPEGMLEAFRHVVETVRVPREEAEQLGLYNDADPDAAFSVDAAGTVEVSKWRHAIINFPHPMLKQGLVILDTPGLNAIGTEPELTLRLIPDAHVVVFVLAADAGVTKSDLELWRSHVGGGQRKGCIAVLNKVDGLWDPLKTEQEVENEVSRQIMTTAQVLDIDVERVYPVSAQKGLVAKVSQDHELLAKSRLLELESVLSDQLIPQRREIVTEQVQLAVKDMATGAQQLLQMRRRDIVEQLFELRGLRGKNHTMVKHMLMRVQGEKEEFEQSIAKFQALRTVFGRHSAEIIKSVQLKQIRSTMREAREKMKERVFSRGLRDDMDKLFAHLTGLVRDAANRIDQLHQMVDGMYKKFNAEHGFTLSPPLRFLGTRYDADLKETLMLAHNHFGAFSFLTRPKPQLVHGAFSTVASRVLDTFQDMNRDIEIWLKSVMTPLEAQVRDHQKQLRKRVDSIERIHEATDTLEARIAELEALLNTLDERSGTIAQYTDRILAAGTLLERHSVAA